The stretch of DNA ATGAACATCAAAACCATGACCAATACGCATTTATACTCTCTATTTGTTGTGAGTGTTAGTTAATTGAGATAAATAAAAGCTTGCGAGCTGTAGATCTTCTGGCCAAGTAACTTTAATATTATCTGCCCTACCAGGTACTAATAAAGGTTGGTATCCGCAATACTCTAATGCAGCAGACTCATCTGTTACAGTTACACCTTCTTTTAGTGCTCGCTGAAGACAACTCTTTAGTAATTCAAGCATAAATAATTGTGGTGTCAGCGCATGCCATAAATCTTTACGGACAACAGTATAATTAATAGTTTTCACATTAGCGATATTACCAGCACGTTTTATAGTGTCACGTACAGGTGTTGCTAAGATACCTCCAACTGTAGAGTGCGCCGTAATCGTTAGTAGACAAATTAGATCTTCCTGGTGTAAACATGGACGAACAGCATCATGAACTAGTACCCAGGATACATGTTTAACATAGCGTAATGCGCGCATGACTGAATATACGCGTTTACTACCACCAGTAACTACCATCACTCGCTCTTCAGCAGCAATTGGTAACTGAGCAAACCAATAATCATCGGGACTAATAGCAACAATAATTTGACTTATGCAAGGCTGA from Baumannia cicadellinicola str. Hc (Homalodisca coagulata) encodes:
- the ispD gene encoding 2-C-methyl-D-erythritol 4-phosphate cytidylyltransferase translates to MTCLTRPLPNVVAILPAAGKGRRMQTTFPKQYLTIGNKTLLELTIYTLLRQPCISQIIVAISPDDYWFAQLPIAAEERVMVVTGGSKRVYSVMRALRYVKHVSWVLVHDAVRPCLHQEDLICLLTITAHSTVGGILATPVRDTIKRAGNIANVKTINYTVVRKDLWHALTPQLFMLELLKSCLQRALKEGVTVTDESAALEYCGYQPLLVPGRADNIKVTWPEDLQLASFYLSQLTNTHNK